Below is a window of Rhizobium jaguaris DNA.
CGATCGAGGCGCCTACCCGCAGCATGTCGTGGCCGAAGCGTATGTCGCGCCGCAGCCGCCATAGAATATCCTCCGCAATGCTTCTCAGCTCATCGGCGGTATCGATATCGACCAGCACCACGACGAACTCATCCCCGCCGATGCGAGCAACCATATCATTGGCCGAGATCGCCCCGGAAATCCGCCCCGCCGCATTCTGCAGCGTTACATCGCCAGCCGCATGGCCCCATTTGTCATTGATCTGCTTGAAACAGTCGAGATCGATATGGAGGACCGCCAGTGTCTTCACGGCCGCGTCGGCGCACAGCTCCGCCAGCCGGCGATCGAAATAACGGCGATTGGGAAGGCCAGTCAGGTAATCATGGTCAGCTGCGTGTTCGATACGTGCGCGGCTCTGCTCCAGCGCGATTGCGCGGGCTTCCGCGACCGCCTTCTGATCGGTCAGCTCACGATTGAGCAGGACGTCAGCCGTGACATCCCATTCCGCACCGATGAAAGACGGCTGGCCATCGGGTCCCTCGTAGAAATGAGCCCGCGAGCGCAGATAGCGCACCTCTCCATCAGGCAGGATGATGCGAAATTGTGAATTATAAAAACCCTTTTTCGCGTTTGCTTCATCAAACTCGGCGATTGCCCGCTCTACATCGCCGGGATGAAGGGCATTCAGCCAGACCGACGACGACACCTTGCGATCGGTACGGCCGGTCTCGTAGAGCTTGTGCATCTGCAGATCCCAAAGCACTTCCTCTTCGCTGAGGTCATGCTCCCACACCCCGATCTGCGACGTCTCCAGCGCTAATTCCAGCCTCCTCAAGAGGTCTTGGAATTCCTGCTCGGATCGCCCTGACACCGCCTTTTCCACCGAGTTCGAACCCCCTCCGGACGCATGGAAAGTTTGCATGATTTCGGCGATATCTTTGCACCACTCCCTTTAGCGATATTTAATAGCCCCTCCAAAGTTGCGGGCTTTTGCCCGCAACGCTCGCTGCATTCGTTTTTTGGTTAATGATTGTGACGCGGCAGATTGGCTGCGATGTTGCGGAAATCGGCAGCGCCGTCGAGCACCGCGCCGTCGGAAAGTTGCGTGACCGACCGCCGGTAGATCTGCTGCCAGGGTGTCGCGTCCGGCGGAACCGCCGGAATGCCGTCGCCCTTGCGCCGCTCGATTTCCGCCTCTTCGACCAGCATGTCGCAGCGGCCATGATTGAAATCGATGCGGATGATGTCGCCGGTCCTGAGCCACGCAAGACCGCCGCCCGCCGCACTTTCGGGCGAGGCGTTGAGGATCGACGGGCTGTCGGCCGTGCCCGACTGGCGGCCGTCACCGATCGTCGGCAGGCTGCGGATGCCGCGCTTCAGCAGCGCATCCGGCGGCTGCATGTTGACGACTTCGGCAGACCCCGGCCAACCGATCGGTCCGGCCCCTCGAATGACGAGAATGGTGTTCTCGTCGATACCGAGGCTCTCGTCGTTGATGCGCTTGTGATAGTCCTCCGAACCATCGAAAACCACTGCCCTGCCTTGGAATACGCCCTCGTGGCCGGGCTCCTGTAGATAGCGACGGCGGAAATCCTCCGAAACGACGCTCATTTTCATGATAGCGAAATCGAAGAGATTGCCCTTCAGCACCAGGAAACCCGCATGCTCCTTCAACGGCTCCGCGAAAGGGTAGATGACCTCGCGGTCAGTCGCTTCCTTACCGTTCAGGTTCTCGGCCATCGTCTTGCCTGTGACGGTCGGACAGTCACCATCGAGCTTGCCGGCCTGCAGCAGCTCCCACATGACCGCCGGCACGCCGCCCGCGCGATGAAAGCGTTCGCCGAGATAAGCGCCCGCCGGCTGCACATTGGCGAGCAGCGGAATGTCGAAGCCGTGCACCTGCCAGTCATCGGGGTGGAGATCGACGCCGGCATGCTTCGCCATGGCCGCCAGATGCGGTTGCGCATTGGTGGAACCGCCGATCGCCGAATTGACCTTGATGGCGTTCAGGAAAGCCGGACGGGTGAGAACATCGGAAGGCTTGATGTCTTCGATCACCAGTTCGACGGCGCGGCGGCCGGTGCGATAAGCCATCTGCCCGCGCTCGCGATAGGCGCCCGGAATGGCGGCGCAGCCGGTGAGCGACATCCCGAGTGCTTCGGCCATGGCGTTCATCGTCGAGGCCGTGCCCATCGTATTGCAGTGACCGACC
It encodes the following:
- a CDS encoding IlvD/Edd family dehydratase: MTDNGISKRRLRSQDWFDNPDHIDMTALYLERFMNYGITPEELRSGKPIIGIAQSGSDLTPCNRHHLDLAKRIRDGIRDAGGIPIEFPTHPMFENCKRPTAALDRNLAYLGLVEVLYGYPLDGVVLTTGCDKTTPSALMAASTVNIPAIVFSGGPMLDGWHDGELAGSGMAIWRSRRRLAAGEIDEEEFLETALSSAPSVGHCNTMGTASTMNAMAEALGMSLTGCAAIPGAYRERGQMAYRTGRRAVELVIEDIKPSDVLTRPAFLNAIKVNSAIGGSTNAQPHLAAMAKHAGVDLHPDDWQVHGFDIPLLANVQPAGAYLGERFHRAGGVPAVMWELLQAGKLDGDCPTVTGKTMAENLNGKEATDREVIYPFAEPLKEHAGFLVLKGNLFDFAIMKMSVVSEDFRRRYLQEPGHEGVFQGRAVVFDGSEDYHKRINDESLGIDENTILVIRGAGPIGWPGSAEVVNMQPPDALLKRGIRSLPTIGDGRQSGTADSPSILNASPESAAGGGLAWLRTGDIIRIDFNHGRCDMLVEEAEIERRKGDGIPAVPPDATPWQQIYRRSVTQLSDGAVLDGAADFRNIAANLPRHNH